From one Streptomyces sp. N50 genomic stretch:
- a CDS encoding MIP/aquaporin family protein, with product MKDASPSPPWRHTLHSALLELALTALMLFVVATTVRWLMGTIDPASGSWWNTPEGRLLAVAPISGYTVTAVMLSPWGRLTGGHINPAITLAMWRYGRTPGRDVAPYIAGQLIGSLLGIAAGRLVWGPVFASPAVDYAVIRPAPGWSWASVALIETATMFVIVAVAGIAVSSRRLGPFTPWAVGTMIAVQIIAFGTLSGGIANPAREFGPALLSGNPSLLPVYLLAPPLGALAATVVVDRVHARKQRGRHFSPCE from the coding sequence GTGAAGGACGCATCCCCAAGTCCCCCGTGGCGGCACACACTTCACTCCGCGCTCCTCGAACTAGCCCTGACCGCCTTGATGTTGTTCGTCGTGGCGACAACGGTCCGCTGGCTGATGGGCACCATCGACCCGGCGTCCGGCAGCTGGTGGAACACCCCGGAGGGCAGACTCCTCGCGGTGGCCCCCATCTCCGGCTACACGGTCACCGCCGTCATGCTCTCCCCCTGGGGCCGCCTCACCGGCGGCCACATCAACCCGGCGATCACCCTCGCGATGTGGCGCTACGGCCGCACCCCGGGCCGCGATGTCGCACCGTACATCGCCGGTCAACTGATCGGATCCCTGCTCGGCATCGCGGCCGGACGACTGGTCTGGGGCCCGGTGTTCGCCTCCCCGGCCGTGGACTACGCCGTCATCCGCCCTGCCCCCGGCTGGAGTTGGGCCTCCGTCGCCCTGATCGAGACCGCGACGATGTTCGTCATCGTCGCCGTCGCCGGAATCGCCGTCTCCAGCCGCCGACTCGGGCCGTTCACCCCGTGGGCGGTCGGCACGATGATCGCCGTCCAGATCATCGCCTTCGGCACCCTGTCGGGCGGAATCGCCAACCCTGCAAGGGAGTTCGGACCGGCCCTGCTCTCGGGCAACCCCTCGCTCCTGCCCGTGTATCTGCTCGCCCCGCCGCTCGGGGCGCTCGCGGCGACGGTCGTGGTCGACCGGGTCCACGCCCGGAAACAGCGCGGGCGCCACTTCAGCCCGTGCGAATGA
- a CDS encoding LysR family transcriptional regulator: MDLRHLKYFLAVAETRNFTQAAASCYVAQSALSQQIARLEKDVGAQLFSRTSRSVRLTAAGELLEPLARRILADVDTARAALDALSGLRRGRLRLGLVQTRASSVDLVEVMADYHARYPGIDFHVTNAPSAEMAAAVLAGDLDIAVVGLGPRQIPDGLDHQVLAADPLVLIVPADHALAGGGDVVDLADLPESHQLIQFTRGSGLRRQVEAAFARAGVEPGQHFQVGQIQDMIRLAARGIGVTVVPRSSVFLDRSIPGKNTRDALPYGARALRIADEAAVHTICAVHDSKRLAPAAAAFLEVVERHAIRD, translated from the coding sequence ATGGACCTGCGGCATCTGAAGTACTTCCTCGCCGTCGCCGAGACCCGCAACTTCACGCAGGCGGCGGCCAGTTGCTATGTCGCGCAGTCCGCGCTCAGCCAGCAGATCGCCCGGCTGGAGAAGGACGTGGGCGCCCAGTTGTTCAGCCGCACCAGCCGTTCCGTACGGCTGACGGCCGCCGGGGAGCTCCTCGAACCGTTGGCCCGCCGCATCCTCGCCGACGTCGACACCGCCAGGGCCGCGCTCGACGCCCTGTCCGGGCTGCGGCGCGGGCGGCTGCGCCTCGGCCTCGTCCAGACGCGGGCCTCCTCCGTCGACCTCGTCGAGGTGATGGCCGACTACCACGCCCGCTACCCGGGCATCGACTTCCACGTGACCAACGCGCCCAGCGCGGAGATGGCCGCGGCGGTCCTGGCCGGGGACCTCGACATCGCCGTGGTGGGCCTTGGACCGCGCCAAATCCCGGACGGCCTCGACCACCAGGTCCTGGCCGCCGACCCCCTCGTCCTGATCGTGCCCGCCGACCACGCGCTGGCCGGCGGCGGTGACGTCGTCGACCTCGCCGACCTGCCGGAGAGCCACCAGCTCATCCAGTTCACCCGGGGCAGCGGCCTGCGCCGCCAGGTGGAGGCCGCGTTCGCCCGGGCCGGAGTGGAACCGGGCCAGCACTTCCAGGTCGGCCAGATTCAGGACATGATCCGGCTGGCGGCACGGGGCATCGGCGTGACGGTCGTACCGAGGTCGTCGGTGTTCCTGGACCGTTCCATTCCGGGCAAGAACACCCGGGACGCCCTGCCGTACGGCGCCCGTGCGCTCCGGATCGCGGACGAGGCGGCCGTGCACACCATCTGCGCGGTCCACGACAGCAAGCGGCTGGCGCCGGCGGCCGCCGCGTTCCTGGAAGTGGTGGAACGGCACGCGATCAGGGACTGA
- a CDS encoding YoaK family protein, which yields MSAVLRDAWTTVVPDMEDRHGPLPPLMLALTVVTGLVDAFSYLVLGHVFVANMTGNVVFSGFAIAGAAGFSLAASLAALAAFALGALLGGRLAHGAAAHRGRVLHLALLLETTLVLAAYVVAQVADISHVTTAVQYPLIALLGLAMGVQNATARALAVPDLTTTVLTLTITGVAADSRLAGGKGSKVGRRVLSAGAMFAGGLAGAVAVEHGGRALPLLFAAVLLVAASATAFVLTRSDASWTKPL from the coding sequence ATGTCTGCCGTACTGCGCGACGCGTGGACCACGGTCGTCCCCGACATGGAGGACCGGCACGGCCCGCTCCCTCCCCTGATGCTCGCGCTCACCGTGGTGACCGGGCTCGTGGACGCTTTCAGCTACCTCGTCCTGGGCCATGTCTTCGTCGCCAACATGACCGGCAACGTCGTCTTCTCCGGCTTCGCGATCGCCGGCGCGGCGGGCTTCTCCCTGGCCGCCTCCCTCGCCGCACTGGCCGCGTTCGCCCTCGGCGCCCTGCTCGGCGGCCGCCTCGCGCACGGGGCCGCCGCCCACCGGGGACGGGTCCTGCACCTGGCACTGCTGCTGGAGACGACCCTGGTCCTGGCGGCGTACGTCGTCGCCCAGGTCGCCGACATCTCGCACGTGACCACGGCGGTCCAGTACCCCCTGATCGCCCTCCTCGGTCTGGCGATGGGCGTGCAGAACGCCACCGCCCGCGCCCTGGCCGTACCCGACCTGACCACGACCGTCCTGACGCTCACCATCACCGGGGTCGCCGCGGACAGCCGTCTCGCGGGCGGCAAGGGCAGCAAGGTCGGCCGCCGCGTGCTCTCGGCCGGGGCGATGTTCGCCGGCGGTCTGGCCGGTGCCGTGGCCGTCGAGCACGGCGGCCGGGCGCTGCCCCTGCTGTTCGCCGCGGTGCTGCTGGTGGCGGCTTCCGCCACGGCGTTCGTCCTGACCCGCTCCGACGCGTCCTGGACGAAGCCGCTGTGA
- a CDS encoding aromatic ring-hydroxylating dioxygenase subunit alpha, producing the protein MPHTTAFARNQWYVAAYSHEVGRDLLGRTILGEPLVFYRTEDDGTAVALHDRCVHRRFPLSESRLDGDRIVCGYHGFTYDTTGTCVYVPGQKRIPRTARVASYPVVEQDALVWVWIGDPALADPQVIPRAPHLASPDWVTVSGMEPIDADYGLLVDNLLDLSHETYLHGGYIGSPEVAETPITTEVDEGAGVVRVSRHMGDAECPPFYAKSTGIQGRITRWQDIEYHAPCLYLLHSRIAPVGVLPEEDGSDPNGFHTEITYAITPSSDGKVYDFWAVSRDWATDDSEVTEFLRGNNHTVVMQDVDALNLLQKTLGSERGGYQELSINIDTGGLAARRILARLVEEGAKPVEKVQ; encoded by the coding sequence ATGCCGCACACCACCGCCTTCGCCCGCAACCAGTGGTACGTCGCCGCCTACAGCCACGAGGTCGGCCGGGACCTGCTCGGCCGGACGATCCTCGGCGAACCCCTCGTCTTCTACCGCACCGAGGACGACGGCACCGCCGTAGCGCTCCACGACCGGTGTGTGCACCGGCGGTTCCCGCTCTCCGAGAGCCGCCTCGACGGGGACCGCATCGTGTGCGGGTATCACGGCTTCACCTACGACACGACCGGCACCTGCGTGTACGTGCCGGGGCAGAAACGCATCCCCCGCACCGCCCGCGTCGCCTCCTACCCGGTGGTCGAGCAGGACGCGCTGGTCTGGGTGTGGATCGGCGACCCGGCGCTCGCGGACCCGCAGGTCATCCCCCGCGCCCCGCACCTCGCCTCCCCCGACTGGGTCACCGTCAGCGGTATGGAGCCGATCGACGCCGACTACGGCCTCCTCGTCGACAACCTCCTCGACCTCTCCCACGAGACGTATCTGCACGGCGGCTACATCGGCTCCCCCGAGGTCGCCGAGACGCCGATCACCACGGAGGTCGACGAGGGCGCCGGCGTCGTACGGGTCAGCCGGCACATGGGCGACGCGGAGTGCCCGCCGTTCTACGCCAAGTCCACCGGAATACAAGGGCGGATCACCCGCTGGCAGGACATCGAGTACCACGCGCCCTGCCTCTACCTCCTGCACAGCCGCATCGCCCCGGTCGGCGTCCTGCCCGAGGAGGACGGCAGCGACCCGAACGGCTTCCACACCGAGATCACCTACGCCATCACGCCCTCGTCGGACGGCAAGGTGTACGACTTCTGGGCGGTCTCCCGCGACTGGGCCACTGACGACTCCGAGGTCACGGAGTTCCTGCGCGGCAACAACCACACCGTCGTCATGCAGGACGTGGACGCGCTCAACCTCCTTCAGAAGACGCTGGGTTCGGAACGCGGTGGCTACCAGGAGCTGAGCATCAACATCGACACCGGTGGCCTCGCCGCCCGGCGTATCCTCGCCCGGCTGGTCGAGGAGGGCGCCAAGCCCGTGGAGAAGGTCCAGTGA
- a CDS encoding NACHT domain-containing protein — MEAVSVGARLASSVVGPLVKKLFRPDGPGAGLVDRPVRISGLVSFRGEKRTLTDVELRKIAEELVERAALSTGVSERLPRFEQRAVVNAVTHSLCFLEHIDMDDVQAVQLGHLELSRSLRSSNPAATIGLSSDAVLLHAQVVDTACLHILHFFTTRSTFVPRTLVEQSRRIEELSSKIDTLIMRTPSPADGNFEGRYASYISTKHGKLTIFGLDLATASGAWPLDAAYLSLEATGTAAGKMPLTMPAEHVLAGRARVLMRGVAGSGKTTLVQWLAVSAARSDVDEHLLYLHGLVPFVLPMRSLTRAGARLPAPDEFLSAVGCPIAHAQPTGWYDRVLSAGRGLMLIDGIDEMPEEEREEARNWLRDLVGSYPKNHWLVTSRPSAVQENWLASEKFTELDLAPMSRDDVAAFIRRWHKAAGSADAYGKELLYAVRAKQELDRLATNPLMCALICALHRDRRGYLPDGRKELYDAALSMLLSRRDRERGIYKTGDMRIGETHQVQLIQKLAYWLIRNGRSEMDAKDVVDLLSQALTSMPRVAEQGTAKQIYRHLLVRSGLLIEPVEGTTQFVHRTFQDYLGARAAVESLDFDFLGGNAHLDQWEDVVRMAVAHARPAERTRLLTGLIERGDSSKDTRYRLHLLAAACLDDATELDPEVRTEVQRRAEKLIPPRSVDQARALADVGPVVLELLPGPEGLTSDEAYFTVLVAVRIGTDAAIPVLTRFRAAEEMRVRAELALAWARFDTDRYAEEVIADLREDDGLYFVVSSSRELRTLRRFGGRSYLRITSPLSVEEMRSHCVPDRLVGLCIAADMRCSWDWLDEFPRLVELTLETPLPEVDVSSLRFVPSLRILRVPSTVRTVGDEVLPTTLKIIRTG; from the coding sequence ATGGAAGCCGTAAGTGTTGGGGCCCGTCTCGCGTCGAGCGTCGTCGGCCCGCTGGTGAAGAAGCTGTTTCGCCCGGACGGGCCCGGCGCGGGGTTGGTCGACAGACCTGTCCGCATCTCCGGCCTGGTGTCCTTCCGTGGGGAGAAGCGGACTCTCACGGATGTCGAACTCCGCAAGATCGCGGAGGAGTTGGTCGAGCGCGCGGCGCTGTCGACCGGTGTCTCGGAACGACTTCCCCGCTTCGAGCAACGTGCCGTGGTGAACGCCGTCACCCACTCGCTGTGTTTTCTGGAGCACATCGACATGGACGACGTCCAGGCCGTTCAGCTCGGCCATCTGGAATTGTCACGGAGCCTCCGGTCGAGCAATCCGGCTGCCACGATCGGGCTTTCGAGTGATGCGGTGCTATTGCACGCACAGGTGGTGGACACCGCCTGCCTGCACATCCTCCATTTCTTCACCACGAGATCGACATTCGTGCCCCGCACCCTCGTCGAGCAGAGTCGCCGGATCGAGGAACTGTCGTCGAAGATCGATACCTTGATCATGCGAACGCCCTCGCCGGCGGACGGCAATTTCGAGGGGCGGTATGCGAGCTATATCTCGACGAAGCACGGCAAGCTGACCATCTTCGGCCTCGATCTGGCCACGGCGTCGGGGGCATGGCCGTTGGATGCCGCCTACCTGAGCCTGGAGGCCACGGGGACCGCGGCAGGGAAGATGCCGTTGACGATGCCGGCGGAACACGTCCTGGCCGGGCGTGCCCGGGTCCTCATGCGCGGGGTCGCGGGGTCGGGGAAGACCACTCTCGTGCAATGGCTGGCGGTGAGTGCCGCCCGCAGCGACGTCGACGAGCATCTCCTGTACCTGCATGGACTGGTGCCGTTCGTGCTGCCCATGCGCTCCCTGACTCGCGCCGGAGCGAGGCTGCCGGCCCCGGACGAGTTTCTCTCGGCCGTAGGGTGCCCGATCGCTCACGCCCAGCCCACGGGTTGGTACGACCGGGTGCTGTCCGCCGGGCGCGGCCTCATGCTCATCGACGGAATCGATGAGATGCCCGAGGAAGAACGTGAGGAAGCCCGCAACTGGCTGCGGGATCTTGTCGGTTCGTACCCGAAGAACCACTGGCTCGTCACGTCGCGTCCCTCGGCGGTGCAGGAGAACTGGCTGGCGAGCGAGAAGTTCACGGAACTGGACCTGGCTCCCATGAGCCGTGACGATGTCGCCGCGTTCATCAGACGCTGGCACAAGGCGGCAGGCAGTGCCGACGCGTACGGAAAGGAACTCCTCTACGCGGTGCGGGCCAAGCAGGAACTCGACCGGCTTGCGACGAACCCGCTGATGTGTGCCCTCATTTGCGCGCTCCACCGCGACCGCAGGGGATATCTGCCCGATGGACGCAAGGAACTCTATGACGCGGCCCTGTCGATGCTGCTGTCACGGAGAGACCGTGAGCGCGGTATCTACAAGACGGGCGACATGCGGATCGGTGAGACGCACCAGGTACAGCTGATCCAGAAACTCGCGTACTGGCTGATCCGCAACGGCCGTTCGGAGATGGACGCGAAGGACGTCGTGGATCTCCTGTCCCAGGCGCTGACGTCGATGCCTCGCGTCGCCGAGCAGGGCACGGCGAAACAGATCTACCGTCACCTCCTGGTCCGGAGCGGACTGCTCATCGAACCGGTCGAGGGAACCACGCAGTTCGTCCACCGGACTTTTCAGGACTACCTCGGTGCCAGGGCCGCCGTGGAGAGCCTCGACTTCGACTTCCTCGGCGGAAACGCCCATCTCGACCAGTGGGAGGACGTCGTCCGCATGGCCGTCGCGCACGCGCGCCCGGCGGAGCGAACGCGGCTGCTCACCGGACTGATCGAACGGGGTGACTCGTCCAAGGACACCCGGTACCGGCTCCATCTGCTGGCCGCTGCCTGCCTGGACGACGCCACCGAACTCGACCCCGAGGTGCGAACCGAAGTCCAGCGCCGTGCCGAGAAACTCATCCCGCCCCGCTCGGTGGACCAAGCACGTGCGCTCGCGGATGTCGGTCCGGTGGTGTTGGAACTCCTGCCGGGACCCGAGGGCCTGACGTCCGACGAGGCGTACTTCACCGTGCTCGTGGCGGTTCGGATCGGCACCGACGCCGCCATCCCGGTACTGACGCGTTTCCGGGCCGCGGAGGAGATGCGAGTACGTGCTGAACTCGCCCTCGCCTGGGCCCGGTTCGACACCGATCGCTACGCCGAGGAGGTCATCGCGGATCTGCGGGAGGACGACGGCCTCTACTTCGTCGTCTCGAGCAGCCGGGAACTGCGGACCCTGCGCCGTTTCGGCGGCAGATCCTACTTGCGGATCACGTCGCCTCTCAGTGTCGAAGAAATGAGGAGCCACTGTGTACCGGACCGCCTCGTAGGGCTGTGCATCGCGGCGGACATGCGCTGTTCCTGGGACTGGCTCGACGAGTTCCCTCGTCTCGTCGAGCTGACGCTGGAAACTCCCCTCCCCGAGGTGGACGTCAGTTCGCTGCGGTTCGTGCCCTCCCTGCGCATCCTTCGGGTGCCGTCCACCGTGAGAACGGTCGGTGACGAAGTGCTGCCGACAACCTTGAAGATCATTCGCACGGGCTGA